One stretch of Glycine soja cultivar W05 chromosome 7, ASM419377v2, whole genome shotgun sequence DNA includes these proteins:
- the LOC114418437 gene encoding protein KTI12 homolog, which yields MALVVMCGQPCSGKSKAAVCLAEALKESESKLQVRIIDEACFHLNRNQSFANMPSEKNLRGVLRSEVDRSLSKDSIIIVDSLNNIKGYRYELWCLARAAGIRYCVVFCDVEETICRKWNEERREKGEANYDDSIFEDLARRFEKPDRRNRWDSPLFELWPHREATEKSSPAVVDAVSYLTKKVDSKTRDVKILQPTIATQTSRFSDANSLYELDKATQEVTNAIVEAQSQALGGPLNGVSIGKDLPVINISRSVGLPELRRMRRTFIKLTGQTSLSGPPPPSDADSAKRMFIDYLNRELGTS from the coding sequence ATGGCACTGGTTGTAATGTGTGGGCAACCATGCAGTGGAAAGTCCAAAGCTGCAGTCTGTCTCGCCGAAGCTCTCAAAGAATCAGAATCAAAACTTCAAGTGAGAATCATAGACGAAGCTTGTTTTCATCTTAATCGTAACCAAAGCTTCGCGAATATGCCTTCGGAGAAGAATTTAAGAGGGGTGCTTAGGTCAGAAGTAGATAGGTCCCTGTCTAAAGATAGCATCATCATAGTAGATTCTTTGAATAACATCAAGGGTTACCGATACGAGCTATGGTGCTTGGCTCGAGCAGCAGGGATCAGATATTGTGTGGTTTTCTGTGATGTTGAAGAAACCATTTGCAGGAAATGGAATGAAGAACGCAGGGAGAAAGGAGAAGCCAATTATGATGATTCGATATTTGAAGATTTGGCAAGAAGGTTTGAGAAACCAGATAGAAGAAACCGGTGGGATTCTCCATTGTTTGAATTATGGCCACACAGAGAAGCAACAGAGAAATCTTCCCCTGCTGTTGTAGATGCTGTCTCCTACTTAACCAAGAAAGTGGACTCCAAAACCAGGGATGTTAAGATACTACAACCAACTATTGCAACTCAAACCTCGCGTTTTTCTGATGCAAATTCTCTCTATGAGTTGGACAAAGCAACACAAGAGGTCACAAATGCTATAGTAGAAGCACAATCTCAAGCTCTTGGAGGACCACTTAATGGAGTTTCCATAGGGAAAGACTTGCCTGTAATTAACATTTCAAGGTCAGTTGGGCTTCCAGAGCTTCGTAGGATGCGCCGTACCTTCATAAAATTGACAGGGCAAACAAGTTTAAGTGGGCCACCACCTCCTTCTGATGCAGATAGTGCAAAAAGAATGTTCATTGACTACTTGAACAGGGAACTGGGAACATCCTGA
- the LOC114418436 gene encoding mediator of RNA polymerase II transcription subunit 12-like — MQRYHAGSCTSAVNNSTIGGPSTRDAGRSDSSSLPANFSVSSRRQPPLNPYKLKCDKEPLNSRLGAPDFHPQTPNCPEETLTREYLQSGYRDTVEGLEEAREISLTQVPHFNKKVVLSCKEAIRKRLRAINESRAQKRKAGQVYGVALSGSQLGRSGIFPELRPYGEDFQKKWIEGLSQQHKRLRSLADHVPHGYKRTSLLEVLIRNNVPLLRATWFIKVTYLNQVRPGSVGISSGAADKIQLSRSDVWTKDVINYLQTLVDEFLSKNALHSASHGRERSPQMSYTGSLQNKNDPLLSVSDGEGPSLHFRWWYIVRLLQWNHAEGLLHPSLVIDWVFNQLQEKDLLEVWQLLLPIIYGFLETIVLSQTYVRTLAGLALHVIRDPAPGGSDLVDNSRRAYTAYAVIEMLRYLILVVPDTFVALDCFPLPSSVISHTMNDGNFVLKSTEAAGKIKNSSDDFGHIISCIQKHTEDLVKAASPGYPGHCLAKVAKALDKALVLGDLRVAYKFLFEDLCGGTVSEGWISKVSPCLRLSLKWFGTVNTPLIYSVFFLCEWATCDFRDFCSTPPRDIKFTGRKDLSQVHIAVRLLKMKIRDVKISQKQTNENHRASHLAKHSSQRHNWNYVGNVSRLRSSSKSTGSSVFESPGPLHDIVVCWIDQHVVQKGEGPKRLNLFMVELIRAGIFYPLAYVRQLIVSGIMDVNVNVVDLERQRRHYRILKQLPGCFIHDVLEESGIVEGSQLKEALQIYLNERRLILRGHLSVSCGSNLSALKKKKYPASTKDEVFAVPIDQRNVISTTISSKNAKDTNIEELRTAISVLLQLPNCSSNLSTTGDESEGSDRRAIGSPYGKIDPVEGTPGCEECSRAKRQRLSEERSTFVQGHSPVQSDDDDTWWVKKGMKSPEPLKVDQPQKSTKQVTKSRLKNVRKTQSLAQLAASRIEGSQGASTSHVCGNRVSCPHHKTAMDGDGQRSVDSIRTSHFGDIVSIGKALKQLRFVEKRAIAAWLLTVVRQVIEDVEKNIGKVGQFSKPFPVVDDRGSIQWKLGEDELSVILYLMDISDDLVSVVKFLLWLLPKVLNSPNSTIHSGRNVVMLPRNVENQVCDVGEAFLLSSLRRYENILVAADLIPEALSSAMHRVATVIASNGRVSGSGALAFARYLLRKYSNVASVIEWEKTFKTTSDARLSSELESGRSVDGELGLPLGVPAGVEDHDDFFRQKISGGRLPSRVGAGMRDIVQRNVEEAFHYLFGKDRKLFAAGTPKGPTLEKWDNGYQIAQQIVMGLIDCIRQTGGAAQEGDPSLVSSAVSAIVGSVGPTLAKMPDFSSGNSHSNTMPATNALNYARCILQMHIACLCLLKEALGERQSRVFDIALATEASNALAGVFSPSKASRSQFPMSPEAHDSSNTISNDMGSNSSKVVAKTTKIAAAVSALLVGAIIYGVTSLERMVTVLRLKEGLDVVQFVRSTRSNSNGNARSLMAFKVDNSIEVHVHWFRLLVGNCRTICEGLVVELLGEPSIMALSRMQHMLPLNLVFPPAYSIFAFVRWRPFILNATVREDMNQIYQSLTMAITDAIKHLPFRDVCFRDCQGLYDFMAADASDSEFATLLEFNGSDMHLRSTAFVPLRSRLFLNAMIDCKMPQSIYTKDDGSRMSGPGESKIKFTDSESKLQDMLVHVLDTLQPAKFHWQWVVLRLLLNEQALIEKLENRDVSLADAIKLSSPSTEKAAAASENEKNFIQILLTRLLVRPDAAPLFSELIHLFGRSLEDSMLSQAKWFLAGQDVLFGRKTIRQRLHNIAVKKNLSVKTQFWEPWGWCSLSTDPLTVKGDNKKFDSTSLEEGEVVEEGMDLKRCQLQVTERALIEMLLPCIDQSSDESRNSFASDMVKQLSYIEQQITAVTGGSKSVGSAPPGVEGQPNKVNNRKNMRGGSPALTRRQTVATDSSPPSPAALRASMSLRLQLLLRFLPILCTDREPSVRSMRQFLATVIFRLLGSRVVHEDVDISVNAVPSLSIREAESSSEVASAAFVDSSSGSLFDRLLLVLHGLLSSYPPSWLRAKPVSKTISEPTREISGIDRELLETLQNDLDRMQLPDTIRWHIQAAMPILIPSMRCSLSCQPPSISNSALVCLQPSITNPGSNSSSSTIPQRNPVLSRVASNASGKSKQQDNDLEIDPWTLLEDGTGSYSSAGNTASIGSGDHANIRATSWLKGAVRVRRTDLTYVGAVDDDG; from the exons GCGACAACCACCGTTAAACCCATACAAGTTGAAGTGTGATAAAGAACCCTTGAACTCTAG GCTTGGGGCACCAGACTTTCATCCCCAAACACCAAATTGTCCTGAGGAGACTCTGACCAGAGAATATTTGCAATCTGGATACAGGGATACAGTTGAGGGACTTGAG GAAGCTAGAGAAATTTCACTAACTCAGGTTCCGCATTTTAACAAGAAAGTTGTTCTTAGTTGCAAAGAG GCTATTAGAAAACGTCTGAGGGCCATCAATGAATCTCGTGCTCAGAAGAGGAAG GCTGGTCAAGTATATGGTGTGGCTCTTTCAGGATCACAACTAGGCAGGTCTGGCATTTTCCCTGAACTAAGACCCTATGGTGAGGACTTCCAGAAGAAATGGATTGAG GGTTTATCTCAGCAGCACAAGCGATTACGCTCTTTGGCTGATCATGTTCCTCATGGTTATAAAAGGACATCACTTTTAGAGGTTCTTATCAGGAATAATGTTCCATTGCTTAGGGCCACCTGGTTTATCAAGGTTACTTACCTCAATCAG GTTCGACCTGGTTCTGTTGGTATTTCTTCTGGGGCTGCTGACAAGATTCAGCTGTCTCGCTCTGATGTTTGGACCAAAGATGTTATCAATTACTTACAAACACTTGTGGATGAATTTTTGTCAAAGAATGCTTTGCATTCTGCTTCTCATGGTCGAGAGCGATCACCACAAATGTCTTATACTGGCTCACTGCAGAATAAAAACGATCCATTATTATCTGTTTCTGATGGTGAAGGGCCATCCTTACATTTTAGATGGTGGTATATTGTGCGGCTTCTGCAATGGAATCATGCTGAAGGGCTGCTTCATCCTTCTCTTGTTATTGATTGGGTGTTTAATCAACTACAG GAAAAAGATCTGCTTGAGGTTTGGCAGCTGTTATTGCCTATAATATATGGTTTTTTAGAAACTATTGTCCTATCTCAAACTTATGTACGCACTCTTGCTGGATTAGCTCTTCATGTCATTCGTGATCCTGCTCCAGGTGGTTCTGATTTAGTAGATAATTCCAGGAGGGCATATACAGCTTATGCTGTGATTGAGATGCTCCGGTATTTAATACTTGTGGTGCCAGATACTTTTGTTGCTTTGGATTGCTTTCCTTTACCATCCTCTGTAATTTCACATACAATGAATGATGGGAATTTTGTACTAAAATCAACTGAAGCTGCAGGGAAGATAAAAAATAGTTCAGATGATTTTGGTCACATTATTTCATGTATTCAGAAACATACAGAAGATCTTGTGAAGGCTGCAAGCCCAGGCTATCCAGGTCATTGTCTAGCTAAAGTTGCCAAAGCTTTGGATAAAGCTCTTGTGCTGGGTGATTTGCGTGTAGcatataaatttctttttgaaGATCTTTGTGGTGGAACTGTATCTGAAGGTTGGATTTCCAAAGTCAGCCCTTGCTTAAGGTTATCTCTGAAATGGTTTGGGACTGTAAATACACCCCTTATATATTCTGTGTTTTTCCTTTGTGAGTGGGCAACTTGTGATTTTAGGGATTTTTGCAGTACTCCTCCTCGTGACATAAAGTTTACAGGTAGGAAAGATCTTTCCCAAGTGCATATAGCAGTTAGACTTTTAAAGATGAAGATTAGGGATGTGAAGATTTcgcaaaaacaaacaaatgaaaatCACAGAGCCAGTCATCTTGCGAAGCATTCAAGTCAGCGGCATAATTGGAATTATGTGGGTAATGTATCCAGATTGAGATCTAGTTCAAAGAGTACTGGTTCTTCAGTATTTGAAAGCCCAGGTCCTCTGCATGATATTGTAGTTTGTTGGATTGATCAGCATGTGGTGCAAAAAGGGGAAGGTCCCAAGCGCCTAAATCTATTTATGGTCGAACTCATACGTGCGGGCATCTTTTACCCCTTGGCATATGTACGCCAGCTAATAGTGAGCGGGATCATGGATGTGAATGTAAATGTGGTTGACCTGGAGCGACAGAGGAGACACTATCGCATCTTAAAGCAGCTACCTGGATGCTTTATCCATGATGTTCTGGAAGAATCTGGGATTGTTGAAGGGTCGCAGCTCAAAGAAGCCTTGCAAATTTACTTGAATGAACGCCGCCTCATACTTCGGGGTCATCTGAGCGTGTCCTGTGGTTCCAATTTATCTGctctgaagaagaaaaaatatccaGCTTCTACAAAGGATGAAGTTTTTGCAGTGCCAATTGATCAGAGAAATGTTATTTCTACCACAATATCTTCTAAAAATGCGAAGGATACTAACATCGAAGAACTAAGAACAGCAATCTCAGTACTGTTACAGCTACCTAATTGTTCATCTAATTTGAGCACTACAGGTGATGAATCTGAGGGCAGTGATAGAAGAGCCATTGGGTCTCCGTACGGCAAGATTGATCCAGTGGAGGGTACACCTGGGTGTGAAGAATGTAGCAGAGCAAAGAGACAAAGGTTAAGTGAGGAAAGAAGCACATTTGTGCAAGGGCATTCTCCAGTTCAATCTGATGATGACGATACATGGTGGGTGAAAAAGGGAATGAAATCCCCAGAGCCTCTCAAAGTTGATCAACCACAAAAGTCAACCAAGCAGGTCACCAAGAGTCGGCTGAAGAATGTGCGTAAAACTCAGAGTCTAGCTCAACTGGCAGCTTCTAGAATTGAGGGTAGCCAAGGGGCATCAACTAGTCATGTGTGTGGTAACAGGGTAAGCTGTCCTCACCATAAAACAGCTATGGATGGAGATGGGCAGAGGTCTGTCGATAGCATCCGAACAAGTCATTTTGGGGATATAGTTTCCATTGGAAAAGCACTAAAGCAGCTACGTTTTGTTGAGAAAAGGGCAATAGCAGCTTGGCTGTTGACTGTTGTTAGGCAGGTAATTGAAGACGTGGAGAAAAATATTGGTAAAGTTGGTCAGTTCAGCAAGCCTTTTCCTGTTGTGGATGATAGAGGCTCAATACAGTGGAAACTTGGTGAGGATGAACTTTCTGTGATTCTTTATTTGATGGATATCTCTGATGATTTGGTATCAGTTGTCAAATTCCTCCTTTGGTTGCTGCCAAAGGTTCTTAATAGCCCCAATTCTACAATTCATTCTGGGAGGAATGTGGTGATGCTACCAAGGAATGTGGAAAACCAAGTTTGTGATGTGGGAGAGGCTTTTCTGCTATCATCACTCAGAAG GTATGAGAACATTCTTGTTGCAGCAGACCTTATTCCTGAAGCTTTGTCATCTGCAATGCATCGTGTTGCCACTGTTATTGCATCTAATGGAAGAGTTTCAGGGTCAGGGGCCCTAGCTTTTGCTCGGTATTTGTTGAGAAAGTACAGCAATGTGGCTAGTGTCATTGAGTGGGAGAAAACTTTTAAGACTACATCTGATGCTAGACTTTCCTCTGAACTTGAGTCTGGTAGATCAGTGGATGGAGAGTTAGGTTTACCCCTAGGAGTTCCAGCTGGAGTAGAGGACCATGATGATTTTTTCCGTCAGAAGATAAGTGGTGGTCGGTTACCATCCAGAGTAGGTGCAGGCATGAGGGACATAGTGCAGCGTAATGTTGAAGAAGCGTTCCACTATCTTTTTGGAAAAGATAGAAAACTTTTTGCTGCTGGTACACCAAAAGGTCCTACTTTAGAAAAATGGGATAATGGATATCAAATTGCTCAACAAATAGTTATGGGCTTGATTGATTGCATAAGGCAGACTGGTGGTGCTGCTCAAGAAGGAGATCCCTCTTTGGTCTCTTCTGCTGTTTCTGCGATTGTTGGCAGTGTTGGTCCAACTTTAGCAAAAATGCCTGATTTTTCATCTGGCAATAGTCATTCAAATACAATGCCCGCTACAAATGCATTGAACTATGCCAGATGCATTCTGCAAATGCATATAGCCTGTCTATGCCTGCTTAAGGAAGCCCTGGGAGAACGCCAAAGCCGTGTATTTGATATTGCTCTAGCTACTGAAGCTTCTAATGCTCTTGCAGGTGTTTTTAGTCCAAGTAAAGCATCTCGTTCTCAGTTTCCAATGTCTCCTGAAGCCCATGATTCTAGTAACACCATTTCAAATGATATGGGAAGTAACTCTAGTAAGGTTGTggcaaaaacaacaaaaattgctGCTGCTGTTTCTGCACTTCTTGTTGGTGCAATTATATATGGTGTTACCAGCCTTGAAAGAATGGTGACAGTTCTCAGATTAAAAGAGGGGCTGGATGTGGTACAATTTGTAAGAAGCACTAGATCCAATTCAAATGGAAATGCTCGTTCACTTATGGCTTTTAAGGTGGATAATTCAATTGAAGTTCATGTCCATTGGTTTAGATTGCTTGTTGGAAACTGCAGGACAATCTGTGAAGGGTTAGTGGTGGAACTCTTGGGTGAACCATCTATTATGGCTCTTTCAAGGATGCAACATATGCTTCCTCTAAATTTGGTCTTTCCGCCTGCCTATTCAATATTTGCCTTTGTTAGGTGGCGACCTTTCATTCTGAATGCTACAGTTCGTGAAGACATGAATCAAATTTATCAGTCTCTTACAATGGCCATAACTGATGCAATAAAACATTTGCCATTTCGAGATGTATGTTTTAGAGACTGTCAGGGTCTTTATGATTTTATGGCTGCAGATGCAAGTGATTCTGAATTTGCAACCTTGCTAGAGTTTAATGGGTCTGATATGCATTTAAGATCCACAGCATTTGTTCCCCTACGCTCTAGGCTTTTTCTGAATGCCATGATTGATTGTAAGATGCCACAATCTATTTATACGAAGGATGATGGGAGCCGAATGTCTGGACCTGGTGagtctaaaattaaattcacaGATAGTGAGTCTAAGCTTCAGGATATGCTTGTGCATGTTTTGGATACCTTGCAACCTGCCAAATTTCACTGGCAGTGGGTTGTACTGAGGttgcttttaaatgaacaagcCCTCATTGAAAAACTGGAGAATCGTGATGTGTCCTTGGCTGATGCTATAAAGTTGTCCTCACCTAGTACAGAGAAGGCTGCTGCTGCTTCTGAGAATGagaaaaattttattcaaatacttCTCACAAGGTTACTGGTTAGACCTGATGCTGCACCCCTTTTTTCAGAGTTGATTCATCTCTTTGGTAGGTCACTAGAGGATTCAATGTTGTCGCAAGCTAAATGGTTCCTTGCAGGCCAGGATGTCCTCTTTGGTCGGAAGACCATTAGACAAAGGCTACATAACATTGCtgtgaaaaaaaatctttctgtCAAGACCCAATTTTGGGAGCCATGGGGTTGGTGTAGTCTGTCTACTGATCCATTAACTGTCAAAGGGGATAACAAGAAGTTTGATAGCACATCCCTTGAAGAAGGAGAAGTTGTTGAAGAGGGAATGGATTTGAAAAGGTGCCAGCTGCAAGTGACTGAGAGGGCTCTTATCGAGATGCTTCTTCCTTGCATAGATCAAAGTTCTGACGAATCCCGCAATTCCTTTGCAAGTGATATGGTGAAACAGTTAAGTTATATTGAGCAACAAATAACTGCTGTTACAGGTGGAAGTAAATCAGTAGGAAGTGCTCCTCCTGGAGTTGAAGGTCAGCCGAATAAAGTAAATAACCGCAAAAATATGAGAGGTGGAAGCCCTGCATTAACTAGACGACAAACAGTTGCAACAGATTCTTCTCCACCGTCTCCTGCAGCCCTACGAGCTTCTATGTCATTACGTTTGCAGTTGCTCCTGAGATTTCTTCCTATTCTTTGCACTGACAG GGAGCCATCTGTGCGGAGCATGAGACAATTTCTTGCCACTGTAATTTTTCGTCTCCTTGGTAGCCGGGTTGTGCATGAGGATGTGGACATTTCGGTGAATGCTGTGCCATCTCTGTCGATAAGGGAGGCGGAGTCATCTTCTGAAGTTGCTTCTGCTGCTTTTGTGGATTCTTCTTCTGGGAGTCTGTTTGATcgtttgttgttggttttgcatGGATTATTAAGTAGTTATCCTCCAAGTTGGCTTAGGGCAAAGCCTGTTTCAAAGACAATCAGTGAACCTACGAGGGAAATTTCTGGAATTGACCGAGAATTGTTGGAGACTTTGCAG AATGACTTGGATCGTATGCAACTGCCAGACACTATTCGGTGGCATATCCAGGCTGCAATGCCCATACTCATCCCCTCTATGCGGTGCTCTTTATCCTGCCAGCCACCATCTATTTCCAATTCCGCTCTTGTTTGCCTTCAACCCAGCATTACAAATCCTGGGTCTAACTCCAGTAGTTCAACTATTCCTCAGAGGAACCCAGTTCTATCAAGGGTTGCTTCTAATGCATCAGGGAAATCAAAACAACAGGACAATGATTTGGAAATAGATCCTTGGACACTCTTAGAAGATGGTACTGGATCTTACTCTTCGGCAGGTAATACTGCTAGCATAGGAAGTGGTGACCATGCTAATATTCGAGCCACCAGCTGGCTTAAAGGGGCTGTAAGGGTGAGACGGACGGACCTCACATATGTTGGTGCTGTGGATGACGATGgttga